Proteins found in one Hirundo rustica isolate bHirRus1 chromosome Z, bHirRus1.pri.v3, whole genome shotgun sequence genomic segment:
- the SLC25A46 gene encoding mitochondrial outer membrane protein SLC25A46 translates to MHPRRPDGFDGLGYRGVGRDELGPSSRPFSSGSELGPWVTSPPDIPGSRNLHWGEKTPPYGAGTPLGGAGPNEEANLGAGGPGAEQLNRFAGFGIGLASLFTENVLAHPCIVLRRQCQVNYHARNYHLTPFTIVNVMYCINKTQGPRALWKGMGSTFIVQGITLGTEGIISEFTPLPRELSHKWNIKQIGGHFLLKGLAHVIAMPFYSASLIETVQSEIIRDNPGILDCVKEGIGRVVGLGVPHSKRLLPLMVLTFPTALHGVLHYVISSIVQKLVLFVLKRDNSHSLPAESSTSVQNMLDAYFPELIASFAASLCADVMLYPLETVLHRLHIQGTRTIIDNTDLGYEVLPINTQYEGMKDCINTIKREEGMQGFYKGFGAVIVQYTLHVAVLQLTKIIYSTLLQNVS, encoded by the exons ATGCACCCGCGGCGCCCCGACGGCTTCGACGGTCTCGGCTACCGCGGGGTCGGTCGCGACGAACTGGGCCCCAGCTCCAGGCCCTTCAGCAGCGGCTCGGAGCTGGGTCCCTGGGTGACCAGCCCGCCCGACATCCCCGGCAGCCGCAATCTGCACTGGGGCGAGAAGACGCCGCCGTATGGGGCCGGGACCCCTCTGGGCGGGGCCGGCCCCAACGAGGAGGCCAACCTCGGggcgggcggccccggcgccg AGCAGTTGAACAGATTTGCTGGCTTTGGTATTGGCCTTGCAAG cctatttacagaaaatgtgttGGCTCATCCTTGCATTGTTCTGCGTCGTCAGTGTCAG gTTAACTATCATGCACGGAATTATCATCTCACACCATTTACTATTGTCAATGTCATGTACTGCATCAATAAGACACAG GGTCCAAGAGCTCTCTGGAAAGGAATGGGCAGCACTTTCATTGTTCAGGGCATAACCCTGGGAACAGAAGGTATCATCAGTGAATTTACACCTTTGCCAAG agaGCTTTCACATAAATGGAACATCAAGCAGATAGGCGGACACTTTTTACTTAAAGG GTTAGCGCATGTGATAGCAATGCCTTTTTATTCTGCGAGCCTGATTGAAACTGTACAG AGTGAAATAATTCGAGACAATCCTGGCATCCTGGACTGCGTGAAAGAAGGAATCGGCAGAGTTGTAGGCTTGGGAGTACCCCATAGCAAGCGTCTCCTTCCTCTGATGGTCCTGACTTTTCCCACTGCTCTACACGGAGTTCTTCACTACGTTATCAGTTCCATCGTCCAGAAGCTTGtcctgtttgttttgaaaagggATAATTCCCACAGCCTTCCAGCTGAGAGCTCCACTTCAGTGCAGAACATGCTGGATGCGTATTTTCCAGAACTTATTGCTAGCTTTGCTGCTAGCCTTTGTGCTGATGTCATGCTTTACCCACTGGAAACAGTTTTGCACCGCCTTCATATTCAAGGGACACGCACAATAATTGACAATACAGACCTTGGCTATGAAGTGCTTCCAATCAATACTCAGTATGAGGGAATGAAAGACTGCATAAATACTATAAAACGGGAAGAAGGGATGCAAGGTTTTTATAAAGGATTTGGAGCTGTTATAGTACAGTATACCTTGCATGTGGCAGTTTTACAGCTTACCAAAATTATTTACTCAACACTGCttcaaaatgtttcttaa